One window of the Trifolium pratense cultivar HEN17-A07 linkage group LG2, ARS_RC_1.1, whole genome shotgun sequence genome contains the following:
- the LOC123909084 gene encoding uncharacterized membrane protein At4g09580 yields MEKHADTNDVTTTIIKPIIPLPPSKFPLSFFEATVASTVALGFIIGLLGVYLTMPDSDYSFLKLPRTLHDLQLLRDNLESYTSDYTAQVLVGYCLVYIFMQTFMIPGTVFMSLLAGALFGVFKGVALVVFTATAGASSCFFLSKIIGRPLLFSLWPDKLKFFQTQVAKRRKSLLNYMLFLRLTPTLPNTFINFASPIVDVPYHIFFLGTVIGLIPAAYVTVRAGLALGELQSVGDLYDFNSIATLFFIGIISVTPTLMGKKDS; encoded by the exons ATGGAAAAACACGCCGACACCAATGAcgtaacaacaacaataatcaaACCTATTATTCCTTTGCCGCCTTCTAAATTTCCTTTAAGCTTTTTCGAAGCAACAGTTGCTTCAACGGTGGCTTTGGGTTTTATCATTGGTCTTCTTGGTGTTTATCTTACCATGCCTGATTCTGATTATAGTTTCCTTAAACTACCTCGTACCCTTCATGATCTTCAACTTCTTAG AGATAACCTTGAGAGCTATACAAGTGACTACACTGCACAAGTCTTGGTGGGATACTGTTtggtttatatattcatgcagACTTTCATGATTCCAGGGACTGTGTTTATGTCATTGCTTGCTGGAGCACTCTTCGGTGTCTTTAAAGGTGTCGCACTGGTTGTATTCACCGCCACAGCGGGAGCTTCTTCGTGTTTTTTCCTGTCAAAAATTATTGGTCGACCCCTTCTCTTCTCACTCTGGCCAGACAAGTTGAAGTTCTTCCAAACTCAG GTGGCTAAAAGAAGAAAGAGTTTGTTGAACTACATGCTTTTTCTGAGACTGACTCCGACTCTTCCTAACACGTTTATAAATTTCGCGTCACCAATTGTGGATGTTCCATATCATATTTTCTTCCTAGGAACTGTCATTGGACTCATACCTGCTGCTTATGTCACTGTCAGG GCCGGGTTAGCTCTTGGGGAACTACAATCTGTGGGAGATCTCTATGATTTCAATTCAATCGCCACGTTATTCTTCATAGGCATCATTTCAGTTACACCAACACTAATGGGCAAGAAAGATTCATAA
- the LOC123908002 gene encoding nucleolar protein 12, whose protein sequence is MAKKKQKDPKQTPQNDNVSAPSSIFDTLFANAPEQIIPTAASLFSDENPFKRKASQPASISDVSEISVRKKKKEESSVIDSNSAIEVSEKKKKKKSGSDEGKEKEKELNLDVETIGKKKKRKRDEVEKEWEEKKYGIVEGGDKDEKVGNKRKLRDNPADMLVSKEGFDDEDKLLRTIFVGNLPLKVKKKTLLKEFKQFGEVESVRIRSVPLKDTKKPRKGAILSKQIDESAESVNGYVVFKTEESAQASLAHNMTVVEGNHIRVDRACPPRKKLKGDKSSHYDNKRTVFVGNLPFDVKDEELYQLFSSIPNLESSVEAVRVVRDPHLNVGKGIAYVLFKTREATISVVKKRSLKLRDRELRLTHAKADASATPSKRPYSPAARLSHGKPGATPSKRPYSPAAQAHSTPAKRFSGDSRSPSSIQNRSNSKGTASYQGLRATKTDVHKKSHGAEKPKERTKKRPTVAARKAKANMQKEGGTPKGATPKQAGFKRKFDSRTPDSSRRVNKTQKKR, encoded by the exons ATGGCCAAAAAGAAACAGAAAGACCCAAAACAAACCCCTCAAAACGACAACGTTTCAGCCCCTTCCAGCATTTTCGACACACTTTTTGCCAACGCGCCGGAACAAATCATCCCCACCGCCGCCTCTCTATTTTCCGATGAAAACCCCTTTAAGAGAAAGGCTTCGCAACCAGCTTCCATTTCCGACGTATCCGAAATAAGTgtcaggaagaagaagaaagaggaaAGCTCCGTGATTGATTCGAATTCTGCAATTGAAGTTtcagagaagaagaaaaagaagaaaagtggTTCAGATGAAgggaaagagaaagaaaaagagctTAATTTGGATGTAGAAACGattgggaagaagaagaagaggaaaagGGATGAGGTTGAGAAAGAGTGGGAGGAGAAGAAGTATGGGATTGTTGAGGGAGGGGATAAAGATGAAAAAGTTGGGAATAAGAGAAAATTGCGCGATAATCCGGCGGATATGTTGGTTTCAAAGGAAGGTTTTGATGACGAAGATAAGCTTTTGAGGACTATTTTTGTTGGGAATTTGCCTCTTAAGGTGAAAAAGAAGACTTTGTTGAAGGAGTTTAAGCAATTTGGGGAGGTTGAATCTGTTAGGATTCGTTCTGTTCCTTTAAAAGAT ACCAAAAAGCCTAGAAAGGGAGCTATCCTTTCGAAGCAGATCGATGAATCGGCTGAAAG TGTCAATGGTTACGTTGTTTTCAAAACAGAGGAGTCTGCTCAGGCTTCTTTGGCTCACAACATGACTGTG GTTGAAGGAAATCACATTCGTGTTGATAGGGCATGCCCACCCCGCAAGAAACTTAAAGGGGATAAATCTTCGCATTATGATAATAAGAGAACTGTTTTTGTGGGCAATCTCCCGTTTGATGTGAAG GATGAAGAACTTTATCAGCTATTTAGTAGTATACCCAATCTAGAATCAAGTGTAGAAGCTGTTAGAGTTGTCCGAGATCCTCATCTTAATGTTGGAAAGGGAATTGCGTATGTGCTATTTAAAACAAGG GAAGCTACCATTTCCGTTGTTAAGAAACGGTCCTTGAAGCTGCGAGATCGAGAATTGAGACTCACTCATGCCAAAGCAGATGCTAGTGCTACGCCATCTAAAAGGCCGTACTCTCCAGCGGCACGACTCAGCCATGGCAAACCAGGTGCTACCCCATCTAAAAGGCCATACTCTCCAGCAGCACAAGCTCATAGTACCCCTGCAAAGAGGTTTTCAGGGGATTCAAGGTCTCCTTCAAGCATTCAGAACAGGTCAAACAGCAAAGGTACTGCATCTTATCAGGGTCTGCGTGCAACCAAAACTGATGTCCACAAGAAAAGTCACGGTGCAGAAAAACCAAAAGAGCGCACAAAGAAAAGACCAACAGTAGCTGCCAGAAAGGCTAAAGCAAACATGCAGAAGGAGGGTGGTACACCAAAGGGTGCTACACCAAAACAAGCAGGGTTCAAACGCAAGTTTGATAGTCGCACTCCTGATAGCTCCCGACGAGTTAACAAAACCCAAAAGAAGAGGTAG
- the LOC123908003 gene encoding uncharacterized protein LOC123908003, which yields MRASLMRTGSIPVHTGSPRISLSRQASFTAGDKNHHIQSPKLSLHFHSTDNHSNGINRSLSETAAIRSPIENLSFSKNLNRIGSQYFPLQDTGFGGGSDHGDTTVTTGGNGGDRIKIGAYYEEMLKSNPTDALLLRNYGKFLHEVEKNMVRAEEYYGRAILANPEDGELLSLYGKLIWETNRDEERAKSYFDQAIHVAPDDSTVLGSYAHFMWEAEEEEDEVVVNGGRITEESMSTLIGAF from the exons atgagagctTCTCTCATGCGAACCGGTTCAATCCCGGTCCACACCGGTTCACCTCGAATTTCCCTCTCCCGCCAAGCTTCCTTCACCGCCGGCGACAAGAACCACCACATCCAATCACCAAAGCTTTCACTACATTTCCACTCCACCGACAACCATTCCAACGGGATCAACAGATCTTTATCAGAAACCGCAGCGATTCGTTCACCGATCGAGAATTTAAGCTTTTCAAAGAATCTAAACCGAATCGGATCGCAATATTTTCCGTTACAGGATACTGGATTCGGCGGTGGAAGTGATCACGGTGACACGACAGTTACCACCGGTGGAAATGGCGGCGATAGGATTAAAATCGGCGCGTATTATGAGGAAATGTTGAAGTCAAATCCAACGGACGCGCTTTTGCTTAGAAATTACGGGAAATTTCTTCACGAG GTGGAGAAGAATATGGTGAGAGCAGAGGAATATTATGGAAGAGCGATTCTAGCGAATCCTGAAGATGGTGAATTGCTTTCTCTTTATGGGAAGTTGATTTGGGAAACTAATAGAGATGAAGAAAGAGCTAAATCTTACTTTGATCAAGCAATTCATGTTGCTCCTGATGATAG CACGGTGTTGGGATCCTATGCCCACTTCATGTGGGAGGCGGAAGAGGAGGAAGATGAGGTGGTGGTTAATGGTGGAAGAATAACGGAAGAATCAATGTCAACGTTGATCGGTGCTTTTTAA